Proteins encoded together in one Ferroglobus placidus DSM 10642 window:
- a CDS encoding DUF2341 domain-containing protein, with protein sequence MKEDALSPVVGFILIIQILIIFLTLVQTVFIPDHLKKIEADNVEKLRGEVEKFSALASSGERAYMLVTLPDYPEYLFLLTPEPAGSSIYAEEFNITLKYTEVLPNGTKVDVLKNLKSSRIYVRVENYYYPDVTFIFENGAIFQKQDKAIVAVGDQALINSEIKLTILKGNLSLAYNTPKEIAFQLVSTGGFVYGENISITFESVNPDFWRKYGSVSGNIVTINASSGVIRINVYAFEGESVSRKPYRLLKLNPFDEYTVAKGDVKEFGVILLDRFNNPVVGETVNVSVTGGIGTVDGLPSISKVTDSAGRVYVSFKATSSGEGTVTFEVGNLSASYSIKVVAPQVSGASLINVEWLNKANLESPWDAYLEGRRVLSVKVYDQDLQPIPDIDVKFVVTNSSVVELNATVARTNSSGIASVEAYPLANGTTKVYAFAGDAGDVLNLTIINVTRPPWVYPGWKYRVPIYVEELSGNDLIDYQILVTLDASFNWSHAKSDGSDIRFADKNGNPIPYWIESWNYGSSAKIWVKLNITANENKTIYMYYGNASATSESDGDNVFDFFDDFTTTNLNTSKWTVVDQIPSIQHSILILTGGDSIDAIKTLKSFSPPIAIHYYLAPSETSGDWDTGIGFGKSRNNMLRFTDDTISSWRNYLTIHYKGWWSDTIEIQTPRSDYTTFHEYQVIVTNSGSIFKDLTDERGNPSQYSLNNGNIWLVSDNDNSGNQGLFDWIFVRKYVNPEPKVTIGQEEKY encoded by the coding sequence GTGAAAGAAGACGCTCTCTCCCCGGTCGTCGGATTCATATTAATCATCCAGATCCTGATAATTTTTCTCACTCTCGTGCAGACAGTTTTCATACCCGACCATCTCAAAAAAATTGAGGCTGATAATGTTGAAAAGCTAAGAGGAGAGGTCGAAAAGTTTTCAGCCCTTGCATCGTCCGGAGAAAGGGCTTACATGCTCGTAACTCTTCCAGACTATCCAGAATACCTTTTTCTTTTAACTCCCGAGCCAGCTGGCTCTTCAATTTACGCCGAGGAATTCAACATAACTCTAAAGTACACCGAGGTTCTTCCGAACGGAACTAAAGTGGACGTTTTGAAAAATTTGAAGAGTAGCAGAATTTACGTTAGGGTGGAGAACTACTACTATCCCGACGTCACTTTCATCTTCGAAAACGGAGCGATTTTTCAAAAGCAGGACAAGGCGATAGTTGCTGTTGGAGATCAAGCTCTAATTAACTCTGAAATTAAACTAACGATTCTAAAAGGCAACTTATCTTTAGCCTACAACACACCGAAAGAGATAGCTTTTCAACTGGTTTCCACGGGAGGATTCGTTTACGGAGAGAACATTTCGATAACCTTCGAAAGCGTGAACCCAGATTTCTGGAGAAAATACGGAAGCGTGAGCGGAAATATCGTGACGATTAACGCTTCGAGCGGAGTGATTAGGATAAACGTTTACGCTTTCGAAGGAGAAAGCGTTAGCAGAAAACCCTACAGACTCCTCAAACTCAATCCCTTCGACGAATATACAGTTGCGAAGGGAGACGTAAAGGAGTTCGGCGTAATTCTTCTGGACAGATTTAACAACCCGGTTGTTGGAGAGACCGTCAATGTTAGCGTTACCGGAGGAATTGGGACTGTAGACGGTTTACCATCGATAAGCAAGGTAACTGATTCTGCCGGAAGAGTTTACGTGAGTTTCAAAGCTACGAGCTCTGGAGAAGGCACTGTTACGTTTGAAGTAGGAAATCTGAGCGCATCTTACTCCATAAAAGTCGTCGCTCCGCAAGTTTCTGGAGCTTCTCTGATCAACGTGGAGTGGTTGAACAAAGCGAACCTCGAAAGTCCCTGGGATGCTTATTTGGAGGGAAGAAGAGTTTTAAGCGTAAAAGTTTACGATCAGGACTTACAGCCAATTCCAGACATCGATGTAAAATTCGTTGTGACGAACTCTTCTGTCGTAGAATTAAATGCAACTGTTGCGAGAACGAATTCGAGCGGTATTGCAAGTGTAGAGGCTTATCCTTTAGCCAACGGAACCACCAAGGTTTACGCATTTGCTGGAGACGCTGGAGACGTTCTGAATCTAACAATCATAAACGTAACGAGACCTCCCTGGGTTTACCCCGGCTGGAAGTACAGAGTCCCAATTTACGTCGAGGAGCTTTCAGGAAACGACCTCATCGATTACCAAATTCTCGTTACGCTCGACGCAAGCTTCAACTGGAGTCATGCCAAATCTGATGGTTCAGATATTAGGTTTGCTGACAAGAATGGAAATCCAATCCCGTACTGGATTGAAAGCTGGAATTATGGTTCATCCGCAAAAATCTGGGTGAAGCTGAATATAACTGCTAACGAGAATAAAACAATTTACATGTATTATGGAAATGCAAGTGCCACGAGTGAGAGTGACGGTGATAACGTTTTTGACTTCTTCGACGATTTTACCACTACAAATTTGAACACCTCTAAATGGACAGTTGTTGACCAAATTCCTAGTATCCAACACTCAATACTCATACTTACTGGCGGTGACAGTATTGATGCTATTAAAACTCTTAAAAGCTTTAGTCCGCCCATTGCTATTCACTACTATCTAGCTCCATCAGAAACAAGTGGTGACTGGGATACTGGAATAGGATTCGGCAAATCTCGAAACAATATGTTAAGATTTACTGATGATACTATAAGTTCTTGGAGAAATTATTTAACAATTCATTACAAGGGTTGGTGGTCAGACACTATTGAAATACAAACTCCAAGATCTGACTATACAACATTTCACGAGTATCAAGTAATAGTTACAAATAGTGGATCGATATTTAAGGATCTGACTGATGAAAGGGGGAATCCTTCCCAGTACTCTCTGAACAATGGAAACATTTGGCTCGTTTCAGATAATGATAATTCGGGAAATCAGGGATTGTTTGACTGGATCTTTGTTAGAAAATACGTAAATCCAGAACCAAAAGTAACAATCGGTCAAGAAGAGAAATATTAG
- a CDS encoding HEPN domain-containing protein has translation MEFLKKNAKKFLEKAEESFEKGEYNFVMFFVEQFFQLILKFLIAKKFGEFPKTHNFKILFELTEDETLMKFYRENLDLLREIELSYVASRCFDVEYSKNVAERSLNLAKTFLRVIKVD, from the coding sequence GTGGAATTTCTAAAAAAGAATGCGAAGAAGTTTCTGGAAAAAGCTGAGGAAAGCTTTGAAAAGGGAGAATACAATTTCGTAATGTTTTTCGTTGAACAGTTCTTTCAGTTGATTTTGAAGTTTCTTATTGCTAAAAAGTTTGGTGAATTTCCGAAAACGCACAATTTCAAGATTCTTTTCGAACTAACGGAGGATGAAACCCTAATGAAATTTTACCGAGAAAATCTTGATCTGCTGAGGGAGATAGAGTTGTCGTACGTAGCTTCTCGATGTTTCGATGTCGAGTACTCTAAAAACGTAGCCGAAAGGAGTTTAAACCTTGCAAAAACGTTTTTAAGGGTGATAAAAGTTGATTAA
- a CDS encoding nucleotidyltransferase domain-containing protein, with protein sequence MIKKYFEVLKKNRELFEKADEIAREVKERAKKLFDDCEVYIVGSYAKKEFTLSSDLDILIVSSKIPEKFSFEWYSEIVKSLTDDNRINIHLVSRKKFDNLKSLYRPRIPVD encoded by the coding sequence TTGATTAAAAAGTACTTCGAAGTGCTTAAAAAAAATAGAGAGCTTTTCGAGAAAGCAGATGAAATTGCGAGAGAGGTGAAGGAGAGGGCGAAAAAGTTGTTTGATGATTGCGAAGTATACATAGTTGGAAGTTATGCGAAAAAGGAGTTCACGTTGTCTTCCGATCTCGACATCCTAATCGTTTCGAGCAAAATTCCCGAAAAGTTCAGCTTCGAATGGTATTCCGAAATTGTAAAGTCCCTTACCGACGACAACCGAATAAATATTCATCTCGTTAGCAGGAAAAAGTTCGACAACTTAAAAAGTCTTTACCGACCGAGAATTCCGGTAGATTAA
- the glyS gene encoding glycine--tRNA ligase, with translation MSEIMEMLVRRGFLWQSFEIYGGMAGFIDYGPLGNAVRRKLENLWRKYFVINERSVEIDTPTIGVEEVFIASGHAEGFTDVAIECESCGRVFRADHYIKEKLNIEVDPTIERVWDVIVEFNLKCECGGNFKKPFHFNLMFETKIGPGKGKKGYLRPETAQGIFIAFKRLSNYFRDKLPFGVAQIGRAYRNEISPRQGVIRLREFNQAELEFFCHPGEKKHPEFYKYANDVVTLVDKFDKEHRVTLKEAVERGIIAHELLAYFIGKTRRFLLEAGVKDEKLRFRQHKDDERAHYAVDCWDAEALTSYGWVEIVGIADRSDYDLSRHTKFSGEDLSVFVPFKEPIKVKRKKVVPNLAKLGPVYKDKAKKIAEELEKIENAGDEIEVVVDGEKIKLSKEFYEVKEVEEEVHGERIIPHVVEPSFGLDRITYVLLEHAFDKDVVDGEERRVLRLKRWMAPIDVAVLPLLSREEFQKKALEIVEMLRENGIYTEYDDSGSIGRRYRRFDEVGVPFCVTVDHQTFEDDTVTIRDRDTTKQVRVKVEELVGVLKELLNSEKSIEEFGEIFKA, from the coding sequence ATGAGCGAGATCATGGAAATGCTCGTCAGAAGAGGCTTTCTCTGGCAGTCTTTCGAAATCTACGGAGGAATGGCGGGTTTCATCGATTACGGTCCTTTAGGAAATGCGGTAAGAAGAAAACTCGAAAACCTTTGGAGAAAGTACTTCGTTATCAACGAAAGGAGCGTTGAAATAGACACGCCGACGATAGGTGTCGAAGAGGTTTTCATAGCTTCCGGGCATGCAGAAGGTTTTACGGACGTTGCCATCGAATGCGAAAGCTGTGGGAGGGTTTTCCGAGCGGATCACTACATAAAGGAGAAGCTGAACATCGAAGTTGATCCGACGATAGAGAGGGTTTGGGACGTTATCGTTGAATTCAACTTGAAGTGCGAGTGCGGTGGAAACTTCAAAAAACCTTTCCACTTCAACCTAATGTTCGAAACGAAAATTGGTCCCGGAAAAGGTAAAAAAGGTTATCTCCGCCCGGAAACGGCGCAGGGAATTTTCATAGCATTCAAAAGACTTTCGAACTACTTTAGAGACAAGTTGCCCTTCGGCGTTGCTCAGATTGGAAGAGCTTACAGAAACGAGATTAGTCCGAGACAAGGGGTAATAAGGCTGAGAGAGTTCAATCAGGCGGAATTAGAGTTTTTCTGCCATCCGGGAGAGAAAAAACACCCGGAGTTTTACAAGTACGCCAACGATGTCGTCACTCTCGTGGACAAGTTCGATAAAGAACATAGAGTTACGTTGAAGGAAGCTGTTGAGAGGGGTATAATAGCTCACGAGCTTTTAGCGTACTTTATTGGAAAAACGAGAAGATTTCTCCTCGAAGCCGGAGTTAAGGACGAGAAGCTCCGCTTCAGACAGCACAAGGATGATGAGAGAGCCCATTATGCCGTAGATTGCTGGGACGCTGAAGCTTTAACGTCTTACGGCTGGGTTGAAATTGTGGGAATCGCTGACAGAAGCGACTATGACTTAAGTAGACATACGAAGTTCAGCGGCGAAGATTTGAGCGTTTTCGTTCCGTTTAAGGAGCCAATAAAAGTAAAGAGGAAGAAAGTCGTTCCGAATTTGGCTAAACTCGGACCGGTTTACAAGGACAAAGCTAAAAAGATAGCCGAAGAGCTTGAGAAAATAGAAAACGCTGGAGACGAGATCGAAGTTGTAGTTGACGGAGAGAAGATAAAGCTCTCCAAAGAGTTCTACGAGGTAAAGGAAGTTGAAGAGGAGGTGCACGGAGAGAGGATAATACCGCACGTTGTAGAGCCTTCGTTCGGATTGGACAGAATTACCTACGTCTTGCTCGAGCACGCCTTCGATAAAGATGTGGTTGACGGAGAGGAGAGGAGAGTGCTGAGACTGAAGAGATGGATGGCTCCGATAGACGTGGCTGTGCTACCCCTCCTTTCGAGAGAAGAGTTCCAGAAAAAGGCTCTGGAAATCGTGGAAATGCTGAGAGAAAACGGAATTTACACCGAATACGACGATTCCGGAAGTATAGGAAGGAGGTACAGAAGATTCGACGAAGTAGGAGTTCCTTTCTGCGTTACCGTGGATCATCAAACTTTTGAAGACGATACGGTGACTATAAGGGACAGGGACACGACGAAGCAGGTGAGAGTTAAAGTAGAAGAGCTCGTAGGGGTTCTGAAGGAATTGCTTAACAGCGAAAAGAGCATAGAAGAGTTTGGCGAAATTTTCAAAGCTTAA
- a CDS encoding Sjogren's syndrome/scleroderma autoantigen 1 family protein, translated as MEDKKISEAAELLYKGAKMLQFHCQDCGLPLFKHEGKTFCPGCKVEYEIVENHVKKIGEIKEETEKVVEKIAEEVPTKARFNANFDYVEENLTEVMKKLSEKLVKADSLREMEEIISILNEIVELSERLKKLRSS; from the coding sequence ATGGAGGATAAAAAAATTTCGGAAGCAGCTGAACTTCTCTACAAAGGAGCGAAAATGCTTCAGTTTCACTGCCAAGATTGTGGATTGCCTTTGTTCAAGCACGAAGGTAAGACTTTCTGCCCTGGATGTAAAGTGGAGTACGAGATCGTGGAGAATCACGTGAAAAAAATCGGAGAGATTAAGGAAGAAACGGAGAAGGTCGTCGAAAAAATTGCGGAAGAAGTGCCTACGAAAGCGAGGTTTAATGCAAATTTCGATTACGTCGAGGAAAATTTGACGGAGGTTATGAAGAAGCTTTCAGAAAAGCTCGTCAAAGCCGACAGCTTGAGAGAAATGGAGGAAATCATTTCAATTCTCAACGAAATTGTTGAGTTGAGCGAGAGGTTAAAAAAGCTGAGAAGTTCTTAA
- a CDS encoding UPF0147 family protein, producing the protein MNEALKNALDILNKIIHDDSVPRNVRRVASEIKEELSSGENIAVKAATAISTLEELSADPNLPMHVRTMIWNLTSQLERLAVE; encoded by the coding sequence ATGAACGAAGCTCTGAAGAATGCGTTGGACATTCTGAATAAGATAATCCACGACGATTCCGTTCCGAGGAACGTAAGGAGAGTAGCAAGTGAAATAAAGGAGGAGCTAAGCTCGGGAGAAAACATTGCTGTGAAAGCAGCAACAGCCATTTCAACTCTTGAGGAACTTTCAGCAGATCCCAACTTACCGATGCACGTAAGAACTATGATATGGAACTTGACGAGCCAGCTTGAGAGGTTGGCTGTCGAGTAG
- a CDS encoding type II/IV secretion system ATPase subunit — MFVTARHYYSLLEELRKELDILAVEEVLPGDEEEILEEYWIVENFAKVQIRMNSRNLRKRYFLIEPQISREEAKLLHVIYEDVRRKLIYSDEENLFDSLIKALKKVLSDYSIKVEDELYVKMLYYFVRDFLGVGAVEPILNDENVEDISCDGYDIPVFVYHRKYGNMPTNLTFSKEELDSYVLSLAQKANKHLSYANPIVDATLPDGSRIQITYGSEISTRGSTFTIRKFRSDPFTPIDLINLGTLSSKITAYFWLLVENKRSFMVIGETASGKTTTLNALLMFIPPDSKVVSIEDTREIQLYHDNWIPEVTRISVEGTEIDMYDLLKAALRQRPDYIVVGEVRGREAQTLFQAMATGHASYATFHAGDVNQLIYRLEEDPLNVPRVLIQFLDAVIVQSLWVKRNEKKRRAKEIFEIIGLDPTTKELIINPIYRWEPSLDRFTEISVPKTLEKIAESSGLTMGEIFEEIEERKTFLEMMREKGIRYYKDVSRLIALYYSNPEVAFEELRGST; from the coding sequence ATGTTTGTAACGGCAAGGCACTACTACTCACTTCTTGAGGAGTTGAGAAAAGAACTCGACATCTTAGCGGTGGAAGAAGTTTTGCCTGGCGATGAGGAAGAAATTCTGGAGGAATACTGGATCGTCGAAAATTTTGCAAAAGTTCAGATAAGGATGAATTCTCGAAACCTTAGAAAACGATATTTCTTAATAGAACCGCAGATATCGAGGGAAGAGGCAAAATTGCTTCACGTAATCTACGAGGACGTTAGGAGAAAGCTAATTTACAGCGATGAAGAGAATTTGTTTGACTCTCTAATCAAAGCTTTGAAAAAAGTTTTGAGCGACTATTCGATTAAAGTCGAGGACGAACTTTACGTTAAGATGCTGTACTATTTTGTGAGGGATTTTTTGGGAGTTGGTGCTGTTGAACCGATTCTGAACGATGAGAACGTCGAGGATATAAGTTGTGACGGTTACGACATTCCCGTTTTCGTTTACCACAGGAAGTACGGAAACATGCCGACGAACCTCACGTTCTCTAAAGAAGAACTTGACAGCTACGTTCTCTCCCTTGCACAAAAAGCGAACAAGCACCTTTCTTACGCAAATCCCATCGTCGACGCCACTTTGCCTGATGGAAGCAGAATTCAAATAACCTACGGAAGCGAAATCTCCACAAGAGGGAGCACGTTTACGATAAGAAAGTTTAGAAGCGACCCTTTTACGCCGATAGACCTTATAAACCTCGGAACGTTATCTTCTAAAATAACGGCTTACTTCTGGCTCTTGGTGGAGAACAAGAGAAGTTTTATGGTGATAGGTGAGACGGCAAGCGGAAAAACGACGACTCTCAACGCTTTGCTCATGTTTATTCCTCCAGACAGTAAAGTTGTGTCGATCGAGGATACGAGAGAAATCCAGCTCTACCACGACAACTGGATTCCTGAAGTTACGAGAATAAGCGTTGAAGGAACTGAAATAGATATGTACGATTTGCTAAAAGCGGCTTTAAGGCAACGACCGGATTATATCGTCGTAGGAGAAGTCAGAGGGAGAGAGGCTCAAACGCTTTTCCAAGCTATGGCAACCGGACACGCTTCATATGCGACATTTCACGCTGGAGATGTAAATCAGCTAATTTACAGACTTGAAGAAGATCCGTTGAACGTTCCGAGAGTGTTAATTCAGTTTCTCGATGCCGTGATCGTTCAGAGTCTTTGGGTGAAGAGAAACGAAAAAAAGAGGAGAGCAAAAGAAATTTTTGAAATAATTGGGCTGGATCCGACGACGAAGGAGCTAATAATTAATCCGATTTATCGCTGGGAACCATCTTTAGACAGATTCACCGAAATTTCCGTTCCAAAAACTCTTGAGAAAATTGCTGAGAGTTCCGGATTAACTATGGGGGAAATTTTCGAGGAAATAGAGGAAAGAAAAACTTTCCTTGAGATGATGAGAGAAAAGGGAATAAGGTACTACAAAGACGTTTCGAGACTTATTGCTCTCTACTATTCGAATCCGGAAGTTGCTTTCGAGGAGTTGAGGGGATCGACTTGA
- a CDS encoding type II secretion system F family protein encodes MYSPGFLRRMYSRKYLKSREKYEEIERVLTQARLPITVYELLAAAKFYGIISFLISSFIGILIFRAIPPFVVDFLISKTTSYLPLEVVNFEFPSLDFYIDGEKIIASVRNYYWLFGIVFGFFGYKLTSYLILSYPYYVKNRRKSEIDLYLPHAVNMMYGMAVGGLNPIDIFREISKLEHLFGELSVEFKEVVKNFDVFRQDFFTSLRIVRDTTPSKKLSAFLDSLILVLQGGGKFSTYLKSKSEEYEEEQEIVFGEVMNFMEILFEIYISIFMLFPLLLLIVLVVSKMVSSEIMWGYSNLIYLILPISSAFIIYLARSTIPLPRVAIKQFFEEIPSIKVNVSGEGRRFKVLRIKKLLKKIVSFTLHPYRTSLIFLNMRIVTIHLLLYSAAAFLLLRKFGITLSEHYVLLIFLILFLLTFIVELKNKILRKAEEKLPEFFEELAMLNESGVSIFEGIKLVAKSEAGILSKEFEGISRSVELGEPITKSLSKLVVRIKSDIFAKAVPIAVKALETSTSIKDAFITVSRYVDSELSFRKKLKSNLMPYVAIIYLTVLVFLFVAYLLISKFLVTFSGMSVNFMGIQTSFDVNLIKETFMRTILLVSALSGIIAGAIAEMNVGSGLKHVLVLTAVSYAAFKFLIV; translated from the coding sequence ATGTACTCTCCCGGATTCCTCAGGAGAATGTATTCGAGAAAGTATTTGAAGAGTAGAGAAAAATACGAGGAAATAGAAAGAGTTCTCACTCAGGCAAGATTGCCCATAACTGTTTATGAGCTGTTAGCGGCGGCTAAGTTTTACGGAATTATCTCTTTCCTCATCAGCAGTTTTATCGGAATTCTAATTTTCAGAGCAATTCCGCCTTTCGTTGTTGATTTTTTGATTTCGAAAACAACCTCTTATCTTCCTTTGGAGGTCGTTAATTTTGAATTCCCGAGTTTAGACTTTTACATCGATGGAGAGAAAATTATCGCTTCGGTAAGAAATTACTACTGGCTTTTTGGGATAGTCTTCGGCTTTTTTGGATATAAGTTAACAAGCTATCTGATTCTCTCGTATCCGTACTACGTTAAAAACAGAAGAAAGAGCGAGATCGATTTGTATCTACCCCACGCGGTAAACATGATGTACGGAATGGCTGTCGGAGGATTGAATCCGATAGATATTTTCAGAGAAATATCGAAGCTTGAACATCTTTTTGGGGAGTTGAGTGTCGAATTCAAAGAGGTCGTTAAAAACTTTGACGTATTCAGGCAGGACTTTTTCACGAGTTTGAGGATCGTTAGGGATACAACACCGAGTAAAAAGCTTTCTGCATTTTTGGACAGCCTGATTTTGGTTTTACAAGGAGGAGGGAAGTTTTCAACTTATTTAAAGTCCAAATCCGAAGAGTATGAAGAAGAGCAGGAAATCGTGTTTGGCGAGGTTATGAACTTTATGGAAATCCTATTTGAAATTTACATATCGATATTCATGCTCTTCCCCCTACTGCTTTTAATAGTGCTCGTCGTCTCTAAAATGGTTTCAAGCGAGATTATGTGGGGTTATTCAAATTTGATTTACTTAATTCTACCGATTTCGTCAGCTTTCATAATATATCTCGCAAGATCAACGATCCCTCTACCGAGAGTGGCGATAAAACAATTTTTTGAGGAAATTCCGTCGATTAAAGTGAACGTCAGTGGAGAAGGGAGGAGGTTTAAAGTACTCAGAATTAAAAAGCTCCTGAAAAAAATAGTCTCATTTACTTTGCATCCCTATCGAACAAGCCTAATATTTCTGAATATGAGAATCGTAACGATTCATCTCCTCCTCTACTCAGCTGCGGCGTTTCTGCTTTTGCGAAAGTTTGGAATTACGTTGAGCGAACATTACGTTCTCCTGATTTTCCTAATACTCTTCCTTCTCACGTTTATCGTGGAATTAAAAAACAAAATCTTGAGGAAGGCTGAAGAGAAGCTGCCGGAATTTTTCGAGGAATTGGCAATGCTCAACGAGTCGGGAGTTTCCATTTTCGAGGGAATAAAGCTTGTGGCAAAATCTGAAGCGGGAATTCTCTCTAAGGAATTTGAAGGGATAAGTAGGAGTGTAGAGTTGGGTGAGCCGATAACAAAATCTCTTTCAAAACTCGTAGTGAGGATAAAAAGCGATATTTTTGCCAAAGCCGTACCTATTGCCGTAAAAGCTCTCGAAACGAGCACAAGCATAAAAGATGCTTTTATAACTGTCTCAAGGTACGTTGATTCGGAATTGAGCTTTAGAAAAAAGTTAAAATCGAATTTGATGCCCTACGTGGCAATAATTTATCTCACCGTCCTCGTGTTCCTGTTTGTGGCGTACTTACTGATTTCCAAGTTTTTGGTAACGTTTTCCGGAATGAGCGTAAATTTCATGGGAATACAAACTTCTTTCGACGTGAATTTGATAAAAGAGACTTTTATGAGAACGATTTTGCTCGTTTCAGCTCTTTCCGGAATTATAGCTGGAGCGATAGCGGAAATGAACGTGGGAAGCGGTTTGAAGCACGTACTTGTTTTAACCGCTGTATCTTATGCGGCGTTTAAATTCTTGATCGTTTGA
- a CDS encoding DUF167 domain-containing protein, whose product MGDWLEEVEEGVIITVHVTPSSKKNEIAGYDPWKKALSVKVKAPPVEGKANRELEKFLKEYFGKNVKLVSGEKSRVKKVLIVGCSREEVEKHVG is encoded by the coding sequence ATGGGGGACTGGCTTGAGGAGGTTGAGGAGGGAGTAATTATTACGGTTCATGTAACTCCCAGCTCTAAGAAGAACGAAATCGCGGGATACGATCCTTGGAAAAAGGCTTTAAGCGTTAAAGTGAAGGCTCCACCGGTTGAAGGAAAAGCGAACAGGGAGTTAGAAAAGTTTCTCAAAGAGTATTTCGGAAAGAATGTGAAGCTCGTTTCGGGGGAGAAGAGCAGAGTAAAAAAAGTTTTAATAGTCGGTTGTAGCAGGGAAGAAGTTGAAAAGCATGTTGGATAG
- a CDS encoding toprim domain-containing protein, producing the protein MKSMLDRESYLRLLKLLDELSERAENGAVILVEGRKDREALRRIGIPGEIVAISQKSFSEICDSFMGREVIILTDWDENGKKLEGNLRAIFHNADFHIREELIKILGKWTTRVEDIPKLLNFFERNIKI; encoded by the coding sequence TTGAAAAGCATGTTGGATAGGGAATCTTACTTAAGACTGCTTAAACTACTGGACGAGCTGTCTGAAAGAGCTGAAAACGGAGCGGTGATATTGGTTGAAGGTAGAAAAGATAGGGAAGCTTTGAGGAGAATCGGAATCCCCGGAGAAATCGTTGCAATTTCTCAAAAAAGCTTTTCCGAAATTTGCGATTCTTTTATGGGGAGGGAGGTGATAATTCTTACAGATTGGGACGAGAACGGAAAAAAGCTTGAAGGAAACTTGAGGGCTATTTTCCACAATGCAGACTTCCACATAAGGGAGGAGCTTATAAAAATACTTGGTAAGTGGACGACGAGAGTCGAGGACATTCCAAAGCTTCTTAATTTTTTCGAGAGAAACATTAAAATTTAA
- a CDS encoding RAD55 family ATPase, producing the protein MERIPTGITILDKRLGGGLPAGTMVCIFANPIAMPEVFLHQFASVYATFYFTTVRPAKYVRENIESMGFDVDHIEFIDVFEKYYLSETGAFVVEDMYRDRNIFDFVDAKLSEISTEKHVIIIFDNLSFFLKLNVPVGLKEWLINKIYVTTKNVEGISYCYVIKNIHPKDLESLVIDLSDAVFDIDVERHGDRIVNRLAIPKVRNMQPITETFRYYISEGVQIDTSRDIA; encoded by the coding sequence ATGGAGAGAATTCCTACTGGAATTACAATACTCGATAAGAGACTTGGTGGTGGCTTGCCAGCTGGCACTATGGTCTGCATTTTTGCCAATCCAATCGCAATGCCCGAAGTTTTCCTTCATCAGTTCGCTTCTGTCTACGCAACTTTCTACTTCACAACGGTTAGACCGGCTAAGTACGTTAGAGAGAACATAGAGAGTATGGGGTTTGACGTCGATCACATCGAATTCATAGACGTTTTCGAGAAGTACTACTTAAGCGAAACTGGAGCTTTCGTTGTTGAGGACATGTACAGAGATAGAAACATCTTCGACTTCGTCGATGCAAAGCTTTCGGAGATATCCACGGAAAAGCACGTGATAATAATTTTCGACAACCTCTCTTTCTTTTTGAAGCTAAACGTTCCTGTCGGTTTGAAGGAGTGGTTGATAAATAAGATTTACGTAACGACTAAAAACGTGGAGGGAATCTCGTACTGTTACGTGATAAAGAACATCCATCCGAAAGACTTGGAGAGCCTCGTTATAGATTTATCAGATGCGGTTTTTGACATCGATGTTGAGAGGCACGGAGACAGGATAGTGAACAGGCTCGCCATTCCCAAGGTTAGGAACATGCAGCCGATAACTGAGACCTTCCGCTACTACATCAGCGAAGGAGTGCAGATAGACACTTCGAGGGACATCGCTTAA